Proteins from a genomic interval of Rhodothermales bacterium:
- a CDS encoding quinone-dependent dihydroorotate dehydrogenase translates to MFERLHAFLFRLEAERAHNIGSAIARTGQRWAHGYLSRQFEFESDRLRTELFGIPMANPFGIAAGFDKNALLIPFWQALGCGFAEVGSVTGKKSRGNPRPRAFRLPEEKAIINRMGLNNDGSKRIGKRLARYDPAPLPLAVSIAKTHDPAIEGQDAVEDFTTTFSRCAPHVSMVVLNLSCPNTREGRTFEDPNALDDLLKYIMPLRAALEPAPPVLLKLSPPITDRVVLDSEVDEILAVAALHGVDGYVATNTDPGRELLQHTSPEVVKRIGPGGLSGLPLRSRSTQLVRYLYRKTEGSTPIIGVGGVGTGLDAYAKIRAGASLVQLYTSLVYQGPGVFRQLKMDLDQLLERDGFASVQEAVGADAWD, encoded by the coding sequence ATGTTCGAACGACTGCACGCATTCCTGTTCCGGCTAGAAGCCGAGCGGGCCCACAATATCGGCAGTGCGATAGCTCGCACGGGCCAGCGCTGGGCCCATGGTTACCTCTCGCGGCAGTTCGAATTTGAATCGGACCGGCTGCGCACCGAGCTCTTCGGGATCCCCATGGCGAACCCGTTCGGTATCGCGGCCGGTTTCGACAAGAATGCCCTCCTGATTCCTTTCTGGCAGGCCCTCGGCTGCGGATTCGCGGAGGTAGGCTCTGTCACCGGCAAGAAGTCACGAGGCAATCCCAGGCCGCGCGCGTTCAGGCTTCCTGAGGAAAAGGCCATCATTAACCGGATGGGGCTCAACAATGACGGCTCGAAGCGCATCGGGAAGCGACTGGCCAGGTATGACCCGGCACCCCTGCCCCTGGCCGTCAGCATCGCCAAGACGCACGACCCGGCCATCGAGGGCCAGGATGCCGTGGAGGACTTCACCACGACGTTCAGTCGCTGCGCACCGCATGTGTCGATGGTCGTGCTGAACCTCTCCTGTCCCAATACCAGGGAGGGAAGAACCTTCGAGGATCCCAACGCGCTGGACGATTTGCTGAAGTACATCATGCCACTTCGGGCCGCGCTGGAGCCGGCGCCACCAGTGCTGCTCAAGCTCTCGCCGCCCATTACGGACCGGGTGGTCCTGGACAGCGAAGTGGATGAAATCCTGGCGGTCGCCGCGCTCCACGGCGTGGACGGCTACGTGGCCACCAACACGGACCCCGGCCGAGAGTTGTTGCAGCACACCTCACCCGAGGTTGTCAAGCGCATCGGCCCGGGCGGACTGTCCGGTCTGCCTCTGCGCTCCCGCTCCACGCAACTCGTGCGGTACCTGTACAGAAAGACGGAGGGCAGTACGCCCATTATCGGCGTGGGGGGCGTTGGCACCGGCCTGGACGCGTACGCCAAAATCCGCGCCGGCGCCTCCCTGGTGCAGCTCTATACCAGCCTTGTCTATCAGGGGCCAGGCGTGTTCAGGCAGTTGAAGATGGACCTGGACCAGCTGTTGGAGCGAGATGGGTTTGCGTCCGTTCAGGAGGCCGTCGGGGCCGACGCCTGGGACTAA
- a CDS encoding aldehyde dehydrogenase (NADP(+)) encodes MATTITLQGCNLIGDADSSEGRAAIAGVNPKDGRPLAPFFHEATQQEISRAVHLAREAFESDSGRGPGDRADLLEAIADEIEGLGDVLVDRVQLETGLPEGRVRGERGRTCGQLRMFAGLLREGSWQDARIETALPDRSPMPRPDIRTISVPLGPVAVFGASNFPLAFSVAGGDTASALAAGCPVVCKAHPAHPGTSELVGRAVNQAVRRTGFHAGTFSLLHGAGAEVGQQLVNHQQIAAVGFTGSLAAGRSLFDAANSRPHPIPVYAEMGSVNPVFVMAGALQERGGEIADGLAGSVTLGSGQFCTNPGLVFVEQSPMRESFVNALRTSLEQAGPQIMLHAGLASGYAHGVQKLGDTAGVTGGSRANPGGDGAAVATPALFLADLETFKSNPHLHEEVFGPSTVVVLCDAGKLADAAGLLDGNLTGTIHCDSGDDAGALMTTLSRRVGRVIFNGFPTGVEVCHAMHHGGPYPATTAPSTTSVGTAAVRRWVRPVCFQNSPDELLPEDLRDENPRGILRLVNGEYSRDAIAHSETVG; translated from the coding sequence ATGGCCACTACGATCACTCTGCAAGGCTGCAACCTTATCGGCGATGCGGATTCCTCGGAGGGACGCGCCGCGATTGCCGGCGTGAATCCAAAGGACGGACGTCCACTCGCGCCCTTCTTTCATGAAGCGACCCAACAGGAAATATCCCGGGCTGTCCACCTCGCCAGGGAGGCCTTCGAGTCCGATTCCGGTCGTGGCCCGGGCGATCGCGCAGATCTCCTGGAGGCCATCGCCGACGAGATCGAGGGATTGGGAGACGTGCTCGTAGATCGTGTTCAGCTGGAGACCGGGCTTCCCGAAGGAAGGGTGAGGGGTGAGCGCGGGCGCACATGCGGCCAGCTGCGGATGTTCGCGGGCCTGCTCCGCGAGGGATCCTGGCAAGACGCACGCATCGAAACAGCGCTCCCCGACAGGAGCCCGATGCCGAGACCGGATATCCGGACCATTTCGGTCCCACTGGGCCCCGTGGCGGTTTTTGGGGCGTCCAACTTTCCGCTCGCGTTTTCGGTAGCGGGGGGAGACACGGCATCCGCGCTCGCGGCGGGATGTCCGGTGGTATGCAAGGCGCATCCGGCCCATCCGGGCACGTCCGAGCTGGTGGGACGCGCCGTCAATCAGGCGGTGAGGCGAACCGGGTTCCACGCGGGCACTTTCTCCCTGCTGCATGGAGCCGGGGCCGAAGTCGGCCAGCAGCTGGTCAATCACCAGCAGATCGCAGCGGTCGGGTTCACGGGTTCGCTGGCGGCAGGCAGATCCCTGTTCGACGCGGCCAACTCACGGCCGCATCCCATCCCGGTTTACGCGGAAATGGGAAGTGTCAATCCGGTTTTTGTGATGGCCGGGGCCCTGCAGGAACGAGGGGGAGAGATTGCAGATGGCCTGGCCGGGTCGGTCACACTGGGCAGTGGGCAGTTTTGCACGAACCCGGGCCTGGTCTTCGTCGAGCAGTCCCCCATGCGGGAAAGCTTTGTCAATGCACTCAGGACCTCACTGGAACAGGCAGGTCCGCAAATCATGCTCCATGCCGGCCTCGCGTCCGGCTACGCCCATGGCGTGCAGAAACTGGGCGACACAGCCGGTGTCACTGGAGGCTCGCGGGCCAACCCTGGCGGGGACGGCGCCGCCGTCGCGACTCCCGCGCTCTTCCTAGCCGATCTCGAGACGTTCAAGAGCAATCCCCACCTGCATGAGGAAGTGTTTGGCCCTTCGACCGTGGTGGTGCTGTGTGACGCCGGCAAGTTGGCTGACGCCGCCGGGCTGCTGGACGGCAATCTGACCGGGACCATTCATTGCGACTCCGGTGATGATGCCGGCGCGTTGATGACAACCCTGTCCAGGCGAGTTGGCCGGGTGATCTTCAACGGATTTCCCACCGGCGTCGAAGTGTGCCACGCCATGCATCACGGAGGGCCCTACCCGGCCACGACTGCACCGTCAACCACCTCAGTGGGCACCGCGGCGGTTCGGCGGTGGGTGCGACCCGTGTGTTTTCAGAACAGCCCCGATGAATTGCTCCCGGAGGATCTCAGGGACGAGAACCCGAGGGGCATCCTCCGTCTGGTAAACGGTGAGTACTCCCGGGACGCCATCGCACACTCGGAAACGGTCGGCTGA
- a CDS encoding GntR family transcriptional regulator translates to MVPQTQPTLAEAAYGRIEHLIATLELGPGNVFSEADLCALLELGRTPVREALQRLASQGLIRVMPRRGMMVAPVDLRDMLAIIETRKALDRLVARGVAERASGPQRARIRAALQDLAGEGSTFMEADGRLDEAIWTAAPNQFAVQAVRPLHTHCRRLWYRYHEAEDAARSAELHKAVVHAILEGDGLAAEQRSDKLMDYLALFTKHILISA, encoded by the coding sequence CGCCGAGGCCGCCTACGGGCGCATCGAGCACCTGATCGCTACTCTGGAACTCGGGCCAGGTAATGTGTTCTCCGAGGCCGATCTCTGCGCCCTGCTGGAGCTGGGGAGAACGCCGGTCCGTGAAGCGCTGCAGCGTCTGGCTTCTCAGGGACTCATCCGGGTCATGCCACGTCGGGGGATGATGGTCGCCCCCGTGGATCTGCGGGACATGCTGGCGATCATCGAAACCAGAAAAGCATTGGACCGGCTCGTGGCCCGAGGGGTCGCGGAGAGGGCGTCCGGGCCACAGCGCGCACGAATCAGGGCCGCGCTGCAGGATCTTGCCGGGGAGGGCTCGACGTTCATGGAAGCAGACGGACGCCTGGACGAGGCCATCTGGACTGCTGCACCGAATCAGTTCGCGGTGCAGGCTGTTCGCCCCCTTCACACACATTGCAGACGCCTCTGGTATCGCTACCATGAAGCGGAGGACGCTGCCCGCTCGGCGGAACTGCACAAGGCAGTAGTGCACGCTATCCTGGAGGGCGACGGCCTCGCGGCCGAGCAGCGCTCGGACAAACTCATGGACTATCTGGCCCTGTTTACCAAACACATCCTGATTTCCGCCTGA
- a CDS encoding 4-hydroxyproline epimerase, whose protein sequence is MARHTFFCVDAHTCGNPVRLVAGGGPSLEGTTMLERRAHFLEHHDWVRQSLMFEPRGHDMMSGSILYPPTREDCDVGVLFIETSGCLPMCGHGTIGTVTIALEHGLISPSDPNLVRLDTPAGRVDAHVYRDGDRVTSVRLVNVPSFLAAEGLEVECPDLGRLTVDVAYGGNFYAIVDPQENYRDLSDHSATDLVRWSPVVRRRLNERYTFRHPEDPRIGGLSHMLWTGAPGQDGSHARNAVFYGEKAIDRSPCGTGTSARMAQWAAQGKLAVGDAFVHESIIGSRFTGRVESETRVGDRAAIVPSIEGWARITGINTIMVDDDDPFAHGFTVR, encoded by the coding sequence ATGGCGCGTCACACGTTCTTCTGTGTGGATGCCCACACCTGCGGCAACCCGGTGCGGCTTGTCGCTGGTGGGGGTCCGTCACTGGAGGGCACGACCATGCTGGAGCGCCGGGCACACTTTCTGGAGCACCACGACTGGGTTCGCCAGAGCCTGATGTTCGAGCCCCGGGGGCACGACATGATGTCTGGCTCGATCCTGTATCCGCCCACTCGGGAGGATTGTGATGTGGGCGTCTTGTTCATAGAGACCTCCGGATGCCTGCCCATGTGTGGTCATGGCACCATCGGCACGGTGACGATCGCGCTCGAACACGGCTTGATCTCGCCGTCCGACCCCAATCTGGTCCGGCTGGATACCCCGGCCGGTCGCGTGGACGCCCATGTGTACAGAGACGGAGACCGAGTTACGTCCGTACGCCTTGTCAACGTGCCGTCTTTCCTGGCGGCGGAGGGCCTTGAAGTGGAGTGCCCGGACCTCGGCCGGCTTACGGTCGACGTCGCCTATGGAGGCAACTTCTATGCGATCGTCGACCCACAGGAGAACTATCGCGACCTCTCAGACCACTCGGCCACGGACCTCGTGCGCTGGAGCCCGGTAGTGCGAAGGCGACTGAATGAACGCTACACCTTCCGGCATCCTGAGGACCCTCGCATCGGCGGCCTGTCCCACATGCTCTGGACAGGTGCCCCCGGCCAGGACGGGTCACACGCACGAAATGCCGTCTTCTATGGCGAAAAGGCCATCGATCGCTCGCCATGTGGCACCGGGACGAGTGCCCGTATGGCGCAGTGGGCTGCGCAAGGCAAGCTCGCGGTGGGGGACGCCTTCGTGCATGAGAGCATCATCGGAAGCCGTTTCACAGGCCGCGTGGAAAGCGAGACCCGAGTCGGCGATCGTGCTGCCATCGTGCCGAGCATTGAGGGTTGGGCACGCATCACCGGGATCAATACGATCATGGTCGATGACGACGACCCCTTCGCACACGGATTCACAGTCCGATGA
- a CDS encoding long-chain fatty acid--CoA ligase: MPAVVSFETVPQLFDGLFDRYEGQSRPALSYYDRPAGQWIDIDWDGFRGQVRAMAGYLYSVGVRPGDRVAILSENRPEWAVTDLATQYLGAINVSLYTSLPASQAGYIVKDSAAKVFVVSTGIQLKKAEAIFDDCPDLDTIVTMSEMRKEHPGYVHAWADCMEAGATAWEAHEDEIRAFGKAVTPSDISALIYTSGTTGNPKGVRLSHENFCTNAQAALSRVPFDETDHHLSFLPLCHSFERMAGYLCVLACGARITYAQSIDTVNRDLMTVKPTVMISVPRLFERVYNVIAKSVEEGSSIKKKIFYWSVDAGKAYAHAMTNGGAGMVTQWKKGVADKLVFSKLHEKLGGNLRFAVSGGAALPAAVGEFFQAAGVTIIEGYGLTETSPVLTINPIAGPRYGTVGHVIDRVTVGIMNLESGEIMAQISGEDYPTSLSSEPGEIVAKGPNIMQGYWQNDQATRESIDDNGWYHTGDVGRFENGYLRITDRIKHMIVSKGGKNIYPGPIEELFKTEPLIDQIMVVGEGREFLTALVVPSEDAVSLAGGEEELQTALKAAFRSYSREAAAPEKIRDFRLVSEAFSVDNGMMTPTLKLRRKAIEAHHAGLIDEMYAAVV; encoded by the coding sequence ATGCCGGCAGTCGTCTCTTTCGAAACTGTCCCCCAATTGTTCGATGGGCTCTTTGATCGCTATGAAGGTCAAAGCCGCCCCGCTCTCTCGTACTACGATCGGCCCGCCGGCCAGTGGATCGACATCGATTGGGACGGCTTCCGGGGTCAGGTACGTGCCATGGCCGGCTACCTGTACTCGGTCGGGGTCCGGCCGGGGGACCGGGTAGCCATCCTGTCAGAAAACCGCCCGGAATGGGCGGTGACGGACCTGGCCACGCAGTACCTGGGGGCGATCAACGTCTCGCTGTATACGTCGCTGCCGGCCTCGCAGGCCGGGTATATCGTGAAGGATTCCGCGGCGAAGGTATTCGTGGTTTCGACCGGTATTCAGCTGAAGAAGGCCGAGGCCATCTTTGACGATTGTCCGGACCTGGACACGATTGTGACCATGTCCGAAATGCGCAAGGAACATCCCGGCTACGTGCATGCCTGGGCAGACTGTATGGAGGCCGGTGCCACGGCCTGGGAGGCGCATGAGGATGAGATCCGCGCTTTCGGCAAAGCCGTCACCCCCTCGGACATCTCAGCACTCATCTACACCAGCGGCACGACCGGCAATCCCAAGGGGGTGCGGCTCTCTCACGAGAACTTCTGCACCAATGCGCAGGCCGCCCTTTCCAGGGTTCCGTTTGATGAGACCGATCACCACCTCTCCTTCCTGCCGCTCTGCCACTCGTTTGAGCGCATGGCCGGATACCTGTGCGTGCTGGCATGTGGCGCGCGCATCACGTACGCGCAGAGCATCGATACGGTCAATCGCGACCTGATGACGGTCAAACCGACGGTCATGATCTCGGTGCCGCGACTGTTCGAACGGGTCTACAACGTCATCGCCAAATCGGTAGAAGAAGGCTCCAGCATCAAGAAGAAGATCTTCTACTGGTCCGTGGATGCCGGCAAGGCGTATGCACACGCCATGACCAACGGAGGCGCCGGTATGGTCACCCAGTGGAAGAAGGGCGTGGCCGACAAACTGGTCTTCTCCAAGCTGCACGAGAAGCTGGGCGGCAACCTGCGTTTTGCCGTCTCAGGCGGCGCCGCGCTGCCGGCCGCGGTCGGTGAGTTCTTTCAGGCCGCCGGTGTCACGATCATCGAGGGGTACGGGCTGACCGAAACCTCGCCGGTCCTGACGATCAACCCCATCGCCGGACCTCGCTACGGCACTGTCGGGCATGTCATCGACCGGGTTACCGTTGGCATCATGAACCTGGAGTCCGGCGAGATCATGGCGCAGATCTCCGGCGAGGACTACCCGACATCGCTCAGTTCCGAGCCCGGTGAGATCGTGGCCAAGGGTCCCAATATCATGCAGGGCTACTGGCAGAACGATCAGGCCACCCGAGAGTCCATCGACGACAATGGATGGTATCATACGGGCGATGTGGGGCGGTTTGAGAACGGATACCTGCGCATTACCGACCGCATCAAGCACATGATTGTGTCCAAGGGCGGAAAGAACATCTACCCCGGTCCCATCGAGGAGCTGTTCAAGACCGAGCCGCTCATCGACCAGATCATGGTCGTCGGAGAGGGTCGAGAGTTTCTGACCGCCCTGGTGGTGCCCAGCGAAGATGCCGTCTCGCTCGCCGGGGGCGAGGAGGAATTGCAGACCGCCCTGAAAGCGGCGTTCCGTTCCTATTCGCGCGAGGCCGCCGCTCCCGAGAAAATCCGTGACTTCCGGCTGGTGTCGGAGGCCTTCTCGGTCGACAACGGAATGATGACACCGACCCTCAAATTGCGGCGCAAAGCCATTGAAGCCCACCACGCGGGCCTGATCGACGAGATGTACGCCGCCGTCGTGTGA
- a CDS encoding PhzF family phenazine biosynthesis protein: MPLPFTQVDAFAHGPFSGNPAAVYVLESYPSDDFLAKVACEMNLSETAFVVRTGPSSFDLRWFTPNTEVDLCGHATLGAAHALFEDGEIEGDEVSFHTRSGALAVTRNQDRSLTMNFPTEEPRGRPRPADLETMLGAPVAWYGENRMDAFVQLDQPGWVRSLDPDMSSIARLPVRGLIVTATGDAPEYDFISRFFAPQSGVPEDPVTGSAHCALAPFWHDRLGSPKLTGFQASARGGRVQVEHDGDRVLLTGRAVTVLRGELLVDPE; the protein is encoded by the coding sequence ATGCCGCTGCCATTTACGCAGGTTGATGCCTTTGCCCACGGACCGTTCTCGGGAAACCCCGCTGCTGTCTATGTGCTGGAGTCCTATCCGTCTGACGATTTCCTGGCCAAGGTGGCCTGCGAGATGAATCTGTCCGAGACTGCCTTTGTGGTGCGGACCGGGCCGAGCTCGTTCGACCTGCGGTGGTTTACGCCGAATACCGAGGTGGATCTCTGCGGACACGCCACGTTGGGGGCGGCCCATGCGCTGTTCGAAGATGGGGAAATCGAGGGCGATGAGGTGTCTTTCCACACGCGCAGTGGAGCACTGGCCGTGACCCGGAATCAGGACAGGTCCCTGACCATGAACTTCCCGACGGAGGAGCCCCGGGGCAGGCCCCGGCCGGCCGATCTGGAGACCATGCTCGGCGCTCCCGTGGCCTGGTACGGCGAGAACCGCATGGACGCTTTCGTGCAGCTGGACCAACCTGGCTGGGTGCGATCGCTGGACCCGGACATGAGCAGCATCGCTCGGTTGCCCGTACGTGGCCTGATAGTCACGGCAACGGGCGATGCGCCGGAGTACGATTTCATTTCACGGTTCTTCGCGCCCCAAAGCGGCGTGCCGGAGGACCCGGTGACCGGATCCGCGCACTGCGCGCTGGCCCCGTTCTGGCATGATCGCCTCGGTTCGCCGAAACTGACCGGTTTCCAGGCGTCAGCGAGGGGAGGTCGTGTTCAGGTCGAGCACGACGGAGACCGCGTCCTCCTGACCGGGAGAGCCGTTACCGTACTCCGCGGAGAACTGCTGGTAGACCCGGAGTGA
- a CDS encoding FAD-dependent oxidoreductase, translating to MSTSSSDVVIVGGGVVGLCVALSLQRMGRSVTVISKEAAGQGASAGNAGMIVPSHVVPLSAPGVIAQGLRWMTRRDAPFHIKPSALPGMAPWLWQFRKHCTAAHVAASVPVLRDFSLEGVEGFRRLAAHENDFAWKQTGLLMVYRTPQLAESLRHEAKVAEKAGLRVQVLDAAGTAAQVPRLQSQALGALLFEDDGRVDPDALLASLQRRIEAGGGTVRYGLRVQSLGPREVVTERGTLTAHDVVVAAGAWSGRLHRSLKVQPAKGYSVTVRGEGPQIPMILMEERVTITALPGRMRYGGTLSLSGFDGSVDRRRVAPILREAARYHGEQAVQAPDIWTGFRPASPDGLPFVGRLAPGLWAATGHGMMGVSLAPATGRLLSELMSGSTPFMDPAPFDPLRFTRRRD from the coding sequence ATGAGTACGTCGAGTAGCGACGTCGTCATTGTGGGAGGGGGCGTAGTGGGGCTTTGCGTAGCCCTGAGCCTGCAACGCATGGGGCGATCGGTGACCGTGATCTCCAAGGAGGCTGCCGGTCAGGGTGCCTCCGCCGGCAATGCGGGCATGATCGTTCCCAGCCATGTAGTACCCCTCTCCGCGCCTGGCGTCATCGCGCAGGGCCTGCGGTGGATGACTCGTCGCGACGCGCCATTCCATATAAAACCTTCCGCCCTGCCCGGCATGGCGCCGTGGTTGTGGCAGTTTCGCAAGCACTGTACGGCCGCTCACGTAGCCGCGTCCGTGCCCGTCCTCCGGGATTTCAGCCTTGAGGGTGTCGAGGGGTTCCGGCGCCTGGCAGCGCACGAAAACGACTTTGCCTGGAAGCAGACGGGGTTGCTGATGGTGTATCGCACGCCGCAACTGGCAGAATCGCTGCGACACGAAGCGAAGGTCGCGGAAAAAGCAGGTCTGCGCGTACAGGTACTCGACGCTGCCGGCACCGCCGCCCAGGTCCCCAGGCTGCAATCGCAGGCGCTTGGTGCCTTGCTGTTTGAGGACGATGGACGGGTGGACCCGGACGCCCTTCTCGCGAGCCTGCAACGGCGCATCGAGGCGGGCGGCGGTACAGTGCGATACGGGCTGCGGGTCCAGAGCCTGGGGCCGAGGGAGGTCGTCACGGAGCGGGGTACCCTTACGGCGCACGATGTCGTCGTGGCGGCCGGTGCCTGGTCCGGCAGGTTGCATCGAAGTCTGAAAGTGCAGCCGGCGAAGGGGTACAGTGTGACAGTGCGGGGGGAAGGCCCGCAGATTCCCATGATTCTGATGGAAGAGCGGGTCACCATCACGGCGTTGCCCGGCCGCATGCGCTATGGAGGCACGCTATCCCTCTCCGGGTTTGACGGCAGCGTGGATCGGCGCCGCGTGGCGCCGATCCTGCGCGAAGCAGCACGCTATCACGGCGAGCAGGCCGTGCAGGCTCCGGACATCTGGACGGGATTCCGGCCGGCGTCGCCGGACGGACTGCCGTTCGTAGGCCGACTGGCACCCGGGCTCTGGGCTGCGACAGGCCACGGCATGATGGGGGTGTCGCTCGCACCGGCCACAGGTCGCTTGCTGTCGGAGCTGATGTCGGGTTCGACCCCGTTCATGGATCCGGCGCCCTTCGATCCGTTGCGCTTTACGCGCCGGCGGGACTGA